From one Trifolium pratense cultivar HEN17-A07 linkage group LG1, ARS_RC_1.1, whole genome shotgun sequence genomic stretch:
- the LOC123902253 gene encoding tubulin-folding cofactor B isoform X2: MASSLQKIEGDESVLLRVTHSNLTTFNPDIRFSLQLTVEAVKDKLWRKCGTSVNSMHLELYDDARNKIADLSDNSKLLGFYSPFDGFRLHIIDLDPASVTSGGWLEDTSLVEKYEISEEAYNKRGDTFRKYREKLTSQVPSTVEAKTPDTNMEDLWANIKVGSRCEVEPGGKRGVVKFIGQAEPLGPGFWVGVQYDEPLGKHDGMVKGVRYFQCPPSHGGIVRPDKVKVGDYPERDPFEEDEI, encoded by the exons ATGGCATCAAGCTTGCAGAAGATTGAAGGGGACGAGTCCGTCCTTTTGCGTGTTACTCATTCTAATCTCACAACTTTCAACCCCGACATTCGCTTCTCCCTTCAG CTCACAGTGGAAGCAGTGAAGGACAAGCTGTGGAGAAAATGTGGTACATCTGTCAACTCAATGCACCTTGAACTATATGACGATGCTCGCAACAAAATTGCCGATCTCTCTGATAATTCCAAACTACTTGGATTCTATTCTCCCTTTGATGG GTTTCGTTTGCATATCATTGATCTAGATCCAGCATCTGTCACATCTGGTGGATGGCTGGAAGATACATCATTGGTGGAGAAATACGAAATTTCTGAAGAAGCCTATAATAAGCGAGGAG ATACTTTCAGAAAATATAGGGAGAAATTGACGTCTCAAGTTCCATCGACTGTTGAGGCAAAG ACACCTGACACCAACATGGAAGACCTCTGGGCTAATATCAAG GTAGGATCAAGATGTGAAGTTGAACCTGGGGGAAAAAGAGGTGTTGTAAAATTTATTGGTCAGGCAGAACCACTGGGTCCTGGTTTCTGGGTTGGAGTTCAATATGATGAACCCTTGGGCAAACACGATGGCAT GGTCAAAGGAGTACGTTACTTTCAATGCCCACCATCTCACGGGGGAATAGTTAGGCCGGACAAAGTGAAG GTTGGCGACTACCCTGAACGAGATCCCTTTGAAGAGGATGAAATTTGA
- the LOC123902252 gene encoding condensin complex subunit 1 isoform X2, protein MAPHFIFPRNLRDLEQDSSEDNNLTVQNSINISSLSSSQLEEFVKGISFDLSDREILCVQDQDVFDRVYSLVCGYSTLPHSCKLNLVESLRSNLAVLLPNVDSLSRVSNDDDDEHVLVIDRVASYRNAFKVYSYFLLNIVLAEDSSNNAPKVVAASNRKKQPVHSWNWEPQRARILNLIASSLEINLELLFGSSDPDEGYLSFITKNAFSMFENAALLKDSNSKDALCRIIGACSTKYHYTAQSSVSIMHLIHKYDFVVIHMADAVAGAEKKYSDGSLATSIVREIGRTNPKDYVKDTVGAENVGRFLVELADRIPKLISTNIGILVPHFGGESYKIRNALVAVLGKLVSKAFKDIDGEVSTKNIRLRTKQAMLEILLERCRDVSAYTRSRVLQVWGELCEEHSLSIGLWTEVAEVAAGRLEDKSAIVRKSALNLLIMMLQHNPFGPQLRVASFEATLDQYKKKLKELEPSEGSDNENTNGDGEVDNLNFEAVEKVQQESVTDTFMSQEEDAIPMQNGSDSSVPDVGNLEQTRALVASLEAGLRFSKCIEATMPTLVQLMASSSATDVENTILLLMRCKQFQIDGSEECLRKMLPLAFSQDKSIFEAVENAFGTIYIRKNPTETAKNLLSLATDSNIGDLAALEFIVGTLVSKGDISSSTISALWDFFCFNVGGTTAEQSRGALSVLCMVEKTSTGVLGSHLQDIIDIGFGRWSKLDPLLARTACLAIERLSEDDKTKLLANNSVRIFGILESLITGFWLPAKIWYAAADKAITAVYAIHPTPETIAADMIKKSLSSVFKDCGGSDIDTSSSMPITVQAAKLSRCLFIITHIAMNQLVYIESCARKIQKQKLAKEKKDIENQCTDSNGTASTGTQKDNDINAELGFAASEDAALDAMFEKAEKEIVSGGSNEKNLVGICAPFLSKLCRNFGLLQKYPELQASAMLALCRLMIIDADFCDANLQLLFTVAENAQSEIVRSNCTIALGDLAVRFPNLLEPWTEKMYARLQDRSVSVRKNAVLVLSHLILNDMMKVKGYINEMAVRLEDEDERISNLAKLFFLELSKKGNNPIYNLLPDILSKLSQQNLSNESFCNIMQFLIASIKKDRQMEALVEKLCNRFSGVTDVRQWEHISYCLSQLSFTEKGMKKLIDLFKTYEHALSEDSVMDNFKNILSKAKKFAKLELKTYLEEFEDKLNKFHMEKKEQEITARNAQIHQQKIDSRGSFNVDKNSEDHSKSNTSSDEADGEVIDTCTEETITLSINGKSKSKPVPEASSTALSELIESEEVENEVQSPMVKIRGVQRSRIKKSNVKVEKGDISITKKRALRSKR, encoded by the exons ATGGCTCCACACTTCATCTTCCCTCGCAATCTTCGCGACCTCGAACAAGATTCATCAGAAGACAACAATCTCACCGTCCAAAACTCCATCAACATCTCTTCCCTTTCCTCTTCCCAACTCGAAGAATTCGTCAAAGGCATTTCCTTCGATCTCTCAGATAGAGAAATCCTTTGCGTTCAAGATCAAGATGTATTCGACCGTGTTTACTCTTTAGTTTGTGGTTATTCTACTTTACCTCATTCATGTAAACTTAACCTTGTTGAAAGTCTTCGTTCAAATCTAGCTGTTCTTCTGCCCAATGTTGATTCACTTTCTAGGGTTTCAAATGACGACGACGATGAGCATGTTCTGGTTATTGATCGCGTTGCTTCTTATCGAAATGCTTTTAAAGTTTACTCTTACTTTCTTCTTAATATTGTTCTCGCTGAAGATTCTTCCAATAATGCCCCCAAG GTGGTGGCAGCAAGTAACAGGAAGAAACAACCCGTACATTCGTGGAATTGGGAACCACAGAGAGCTCGGATACTCAACCTCATTGCCAGCTCATTGGAGATAAACCTTGAATTACTCTTTGGTTCATCCGACCCTGACGAAGGTTACTTGTCGTTCATCACAAA AAATGCATTCTCCATGTTTGAAAATGCGGCGCTTTTAAAAGATTCCAATTCAAAGGATGCCCTCTGTCGCATAATTGGAGCATGCTCCACCAAATACCATTACACGGCACAGTCCAGTGTATCCATCATGCACCTTATTCACAAGTACGATTTTGTTGTCATCCACATGGCCGATGCTGTCGCTGGTGCTGAAAAGAAGTATTCAGATGGAAGCCTTGCAACTTCCATTGTTAGAGAAATTGGAAGGACTAATCCAAAAGATTATGTCAAAGACACTGTTGGTGCTGAAAATGTGGGGCGTTTTCTTGTGGAGTTAGCTGACCGTATTCCCAAATTGATATCAACTAACATTGGCATTCTTGTTCCTCACTTTGGTGGAGAGTCTTATAAGATTAGGAATGCTCTTGTGGCCGTGCTGGGGAAGCTAGTATCAAAAGCGTTTAAGGATATTGATGGTGAAGTGAGTACAAAGAACATTCGGCTGCGTACTAAGCAAGCTATGTTGGAAATTTTGCTTGAGAGATGTAGGGATGTTTCGGCTTACACAAGGAGTCGTGTGCTTCAGGTGTGGGGAGAGTTATGTGAGGAACACTCACTTTCAATTGGTTTGTGGACCGAGGTTGCAGAAGTTGCTGCTGGGAGATTGGAGGACAAGAGTGCAATAGTCCGAAAATCTGCTTTGAATCTGTTAATCATGATGCTGCAGCATAACCCTTTTGGTCCGCAGCTCCGAGTAGCTTCATTTGAGGCAACTTTGGATCAGTATAAGAAGAAGCTGAAAGAGCTAGAGCCTTCGGAAGGTTCTGACAATGAAAACACTAACGGGGATGGTGAGGTAGACAACTTGAATTTTGAAGCTGTTGAGAAGGTGCAGCAAGAGAGTGTGACAGATACATTTATGTCACAGGAAGAAGATGCAATCCCTATGCAGAATGGTAGTGATAGTAGTGTGCCTGATGTTGGGAATTTGGAGCAGACTAGGGCCTTGGTTGCATCACTTGAAGCTGGACTGAGATTCTCTAAGTGTATAGAGGCCACAATGCCGACACTTGTCCAATTGATGGCATCATCTTCCGCTACTGATGTTGAAAATACAATTCTCTTGTTGATGAGGTGTAAACAATTTCAAATTGATGGTTCAGAAGAATGTCTCCGAAAGATGTTGCCCCTG GCATTTTCTCAGGATAAATCAATCTTTGAAGCAGTGGAGAATGCTTTCGGTACAATATACATAAGGAAAAACCCAACGGAGACTGCCAAGAATCTCTTGAGTCTTGCAACTGATTCCAATATAGGAGATCTAGCAGCTCTTGAGTTTATAGTTGGCACCCTGGTCTCTAAGGGAGATATATCTTCCAGCACG ATATCAGCATTATGGGATTTCTTTTGCTTCAATGTTGGTGGCACGACTGCGGAGCAAAGCCGTGGTGCTTTATCCGTCCTTTGCATGGTCGAAAAGACATCAACTGGTGTGCTTGGCTCACATTTACAGGACATCATTGATATTGGGTTTGGTCGTTGGTCCAAACTTGATCCTTTGCTGGCAAGGACAGCTTGTCTTGCTATTGAGAGGCTTTCTGAAGATGACAAGACTAAATTGTTGGCAAATAATAGTGTTAGAATATTTGGCATTCTTGAAAGTTTAATTACTGGCTTTTGGCTTCCGGCAAAAATTTGGTATGCTGCTGCTGACAAAGCAATAACTGCCGTATATGCCATTCACCCAACTCCAGAAACCATTGCAGCTGACATGATAAAGAAATCTCTCAGTTCTGTCTTTAAGGACTGTGGTGGTAGTGACATTGACACTAGTAGCAGCATGCCAATCACAGTTCAAGCGGCAAAGTTGAGTAGATGTTTATTTATCATAACTCATATTGCCATGAATCAATTGGTCTACATTGAATCCTGTGCCCGTAAAATTCAGAAGCAGAAACTCGCAAAAGAGAAAAAGGACATTGAGAATCAGTGTACTGACAGCAATGGCACAGCATCAACTGGGACACAGAAG GATAATGATATAAATGCTGAGTTAGGATTTGCAGCCTCTGAGGATGCTGCACTTGATGCAATGTTTGAAAAAGCAGAAAAGGAAATTGTTTCTGGTGGTTCAAATGAAAAGAATCTGGTTGGTATCTGTGCACCTTTTTTGTCAAAGCTTTGTAGAAATTTTGGACTACTGCAGAAG TATCCAGAATTACAGGCTTCTGCAATGCTTGCTTTGTGTCGATTGATGATCATTGATGCAGATTTTTG TGATGCAAATCTTCAGCTTCTCTTCACAGTTGCGGAAAATGCACAATCAGAAATTGTCCGTTCTAATTGCACTATTGCACTGGGAGATTTAGCAGTAAGGTTTCCCAATCTTTTAGAACCCTGGACAGAAAAAATGTATGCCCGCCTACAAGATCGTTCTGTATCTGTTAGGAAGAATGCGGTTCTGGTTCTTTCACATCTCATACTAAATGACATGATGAAG GTGAAAGGGTACATTAATGAAATGGCGGTAAGATTAGAAGACGAAGATGAGAGAATTTCAAATCTGGCTAAGCTGTTTTTTCTTGAACTTTCTAAGAAAG GAAACAATCCAATATATAATTTGCTTCCTGACATACTTAGCAAATTATCCCAGCAGAACTTGAGCAATGAATCTTTCTGCAACATAATGCAATTCTTAATTGCTTCCATCAAGAAG GACAGACAAATGGAAGCTCTGGTGGAAAAGCTATGTAATAGGTTTAGTGGTGTTAcag ATGTCAGACAGTGGGAGCATATATCTTATTGTCTCTCTCAGCTATCATTTACTGAAAAGGGGATGAAAAAACTCATAGATTTGTTTAAGACCTATGAACATGCCTTGTCAGAGGATTCTGTTAtggataattttaaaaacatattaaGCAAG GCAAAGAAGTTTGCAAAATTGGAACTTAAAACTTACCTTGAGGAGTTTGAGGATAAGCTGAATAAGTTCCACATGGAAAAGAAGGAGCAGGAAATTACTGCTCGAAATGCCCAAATTCATCAACAGAAGATTGACAGCAGGGGAAGCTTTAATGTGGATAAAAATTCCGAAGATCACTCAAAATCTAATACTTCTTCAG ATGAAGCAGATGGTGAAGTAATTGATACATGTACTGAAGAGACAATTACTTTGTCTATAAATGGTAAATCAAAATCTAAACCTGTGCCAGAAGCTTCTTCTACTGCTTTGAGTGAATTGATTGAGTCAGAAGAAGTGGAAAATGAAGTCCAATCACCCATGGTTAAGATAAGAG GAGTTCAACGGTCCAGAATTAAGAAAAGCAATGTGAAAGTTGAAAAAGGAGATATTTCTATCACCAAGAAAAGAGCTCTCCGGTCAAAGAG ATAA
- the LOC123902253 gene encoding tubulin-folding cofactor B isoform X1: MASSLQKIEGDESVLLRVTHSNLTTFNPDIRFSLQLTVEAVKDKLWRKCGTSVNSMHLELYDDARNKIADLSDNSKLLGFYSPFDGFRLHIIDLDPASVTSGGWLEDTSLVEKYEISEEAYNKRGADTFRKYREKLTSQVPSTVEAKTPDTNMEDLWANIKVGSRCEVEPGGKRGVVKFIGQAEPLGPGFWVGVQYDEPLGKHDGMVKGVRYFQCPPSHGGIVRPDKVKVGDYPERDPFEEDEI, from the exons ATGGCATCAAGCTTGCAGAAGATTGAAGGGGACGAGTCCGTCCTTTTGCGTGTTACTCATTCTAATCTCACAACTTTCAACCCCGACATTCGCTTCTCCCTTCAG CTCACAGTGGAAGCAGTGAAGGACAAGCTGTGGAGAAAATGTGGTACATCTGTCAACTCAATGCACCTTGAACTATATGACGATGCTCGCAACAAAATTGCCGATCTCTCTGATAATTCCAAACTACTTGGATTCTATTCTCCCTTTGATGG GTTTCGTTTGCATATCATTGATCTAGATCCAGCATCTGTCACATCTGGTGGATGGCTGGAAGATACATCATTGGTGGAGAAATACGAAATTTCTGAAGAAGCCTATAATAAGCGAGGAG CAGATACTTTCAGAAAATATAGGGAGAAATTGACGTCTCAAGTTCCATCGACTGTTGAGGCAAAG ACACCTGACACCAACATGGAAGACCTCTGGGCTAATATCAAG GTAGGATCAAGATGTGAAGTTGAACCTGGGGGAAAAAGAGGTGTTGTAAAATTTATTGGTCAGGCAGAACCACTGGGTCCTGGTTTCTGGGTTGGAGTTCAATATGATGAACCCTTGGGCAAACACGATGGCAT GGTCAAAGGAGTACGTTACTTTCAATGCCCACCATCTCACGGGGGAATAGTTAGGCCGGACAAAGTGAAG GTTGGCGACTACCCTGAACGAGATCCCTTTGAAGAGGATGAAATTTGA
- the LOC123891343 gene encoding alkane hydroxylase MAH1-like has protein sequence MCMIIVGFIAIFILFFIYIHYWRCNRDEIVPNWPVIGMVPTFVRHVSDFNDFATLVLKRHGGTFRFQGPWFTNTSFIITTDPTNVDHISSKNFGNYGKGSNFQEIFDFFGDGIINSDSHDWKQKRTMYHLILKGKSFKKMLSQIIQKKVENCLLPFLKDVCEEGVHVDLQDALNRFTFDTNCTIVFGFDPNTLPNKFGELREIAYQKSLPVIEEVIFYRHFIPSFLSRLQKWIHVGQEKKLKIAGENLDRFLYESITFSKQEQSKCSEKIDECYFDLVKALQKEGYGEGKMGEKYLRDIILNLLIAGNGTISSGLSWFFWLVSTHPIVEAKIIQEIKDNCITQNENWSISRVEDLDKLVYLHGAICEALRLYPPIPFEHMCAIKSDILPSGDRVSQNTKVMYSLYEMGRMEQIWGEDCMKFKPERWVSETRHIIHVPSYKFIAFNTGPRSCLGKDISFFQMKMVAASILSKFHIQVVEGHPVTPKLSIVLRMKHGLKVKPTKRCI, from the coding sequence atgtGCATGATTATTGTAGGATTTATAGCCATCTTCATCCTCTTCTTCATATACATCCACTACTGGAGATGCAATAGAGATGAAATTGTTCCGAATTGGCCAGTAATAGGTATGGTACCGACGTTTGTGCGTCATGTGTCCGATTTTAATGATTTTGCAACCTTAGTTCTTAAGCGTCATGGAGGAACCTTTCGATTTCAAGGGCCCTGGTTCACAAACACAAGCTTTATAATTACCACTGATCCAACCAACGTCGACCACATCTCCAGTAAGAATTTCGGTAACTACGGGAAAGGATCAAACTTCcaagaaatatttgatttttttggagATGGTATTATAAATTCTGATTCCCATGATTGGAAACAGAAGAGGACAATGTACCATTTAATTCTCAAAGGGAAGAGCTTCAAGAAAATGTTGAGTCAAATCATTCAGAAAAAAGTTGAGAATTGCTTACTACCATTTCTTAAAGATGTATGTGAAGAAGGTGTTCATGTGGACTTGCAAGATGCCTTGAATAGGTTCACTTTTGACACTAACTGCACCATTGTGTTTGGATTTGATCCTAACACTCTTCCGAACAAGTTTGGTGAGCTTAGAGAAATTGCTTATCAAAAATCACTTCCTGTGATAGAGGAAGTAATATTCTACAGACACTTCATTCCAAGTTTTCTATCGAGGCTGCAGAAATGGATCCATGTTGGTCAAGAAAAGAAGTTAAAGATAGCCGGAGAAAATCTTGACAGATTCTTGTATGAAAGTATAACATTTTCCAAACAAGAGCAAAGCAAGTGCAGtgaaaaaattgatgaatgTTATTTTGATTTGGTAAAAGCACTTCAGAAAGAAGGATATGGAGAGGGGAAAATGGGTGAGAAGTATCTTAGAGACATTATACTTAATCTCCTGATAGCAGGAAATGGCACAATAAGTTCAGGTCTCAGTTGGTTTTTCTGGCTTGTTTCAACTCATCCTATTGTAGAAGCCAAAATTATTCAAGAGATTAAAGATAATTGTATCACTCAAAATGAGAATTGGAGTATATCAAGGGTGGAAGACCTTGATAAGCTAGTTTATCTCCATGGAGCTATATGTGAAGCCTTGAGGCTTTATCCTCCTATACCTTTTGAGCATATGTGCGCGATCAAATCTGATATACTACCTAGCGGAGACCGCGTTAGTCAAAATACAAAGGTAATGTACTCTCTGTATGAAATGGGAAGGATGGAACAAATATGGGGAGAAGACTGCATGAAATTTAAGCCTGAGAGATGGGTATCAGAGACAAGACACATTATACATGTACCATCTTACAAGTTCATAGCTTTCAATACAGGTCCTCGAAGTTGTTTAGGTAAAGATATTAGCTTCTTTCAAATGAAGATGGTTGCAGCTAGTATATTATCGAAGTTTCACATACAAGTGGTTGAAGGTCACCCCGTAACTCCAAAGCTTTCGATTGTTCTTCGCATGAAACATGGCTTGAAGGTCAAACCCACTAAAAGATGCATTTGA
- the LOC123902252 gene encoding condensin complex subunit 1 isoform X1 yields MAPHFIFPRNLRDLEQDSSEDNNLTVQNSINISSLSSSQLEEFVKGISFDLSDREILCVQDQDVFDRVYSLVCGYSTLPHSCKLNLVESLRSNLAVLLPNVDSLSRVSNDDDDEHVLVIDRVASYRNAFKVYSYFLLNIVLAEDSSNNAPKVVAASNRKKQPVHSWNWEPQRARILNLIASSLEINLELLFGSSDPDEGYLSFITKNAFSMFENAALLKDSNSKDALCRIIGACSTKYHYTAQSSVSIMHLIHKYDFVVIHMADAVAGAEKKYSDGSLATSIVREIGRTNPKDYVKDTVGAENVGRFLVELADRIPKLISTNIGILVPHFGGESYKIRNALVAVLGKLVSKAFKDIDGEVSTKNIRLRTKQAMLEILLERCRDVSAYTRSRVLQVWGELCEEHSLSIGLWTEVAEVAAGRLEDKSAIVRKSALNLLIMMLQHNPFGPQLRVASFEATLDQYKKKLKELEPSEGSDNENTNGDGEVDNLNFEAVEKVQQESVTDTFMSQEEDAIPMQNGSDSSVPDVGNLEQTRALVASLEAGLRFSKCIEATMPTLVQLMASSSATDVENTILLLMRCKQFQIDGSEECLRKMLPLAFSQDKSIFEAVENAFGTIYIRKNPTETAKNLLSLATDSNIGDLAALEFIVGTLVSKGDISSSTISALWDFFCFNVGGTTAEQSRGALSVLCMVEKTSTGVLGSHLQDIIDIGFGRWSKLDPLLARTACLAIERLSEDDKTKLLANNSVRIFGILESLITGFWLPAKIWYAAADKAITAVYAIHPTPETIAADMIKKSLSSVFKDCGGSDIDTSSSMPITVQAAKLSRCLFIITHIAMNQLVYIESCARKIQKQKLAKEKKDIENQCTDSNGTASTGTQKDNDINAELGFAASEDAALDAMFEKAEKEIVSGGSNEKNLVGICAPFLSKLCRNFGLLQKYPELQASAMLALCRLMIIDADFCDANLQLLFTVAENAQSEIVRSNCTIALGDLAVRFPNLLEPWTEKMYARLQDRSVSVRKNAVLVLSHLILNDMMKVKGYINEMAVRLEDEDERISNLAKLFFLELSKKGNNPIYNLLPDILSKLSQQNLSNESFCNIMQFLIASIKKDRQMEALVEKLCNRFSGVTDVRQWEHISYCLSQLSFTEKGMKKLIDLFKTYEHALSEDSVMDNFKNILSKAKKFAKLELKTYLEEFEDKLNKFHMEKKEQEITARNAQIHQQKIDSRGSFNVDKNSEDHSKSNTSSDEADGEVIDTCTEETITLSINGKSKSKPVPEASSTALSELIESEEVENEVQSPMVKIRGVQRSRIKKSNVKVEKGDISITKKRALRSKRYVSLSER; encoded by the exons ATGGCTCCACACTTCATCTTCCCTCGCAATCTTCGCGACCTCGAACAAGATTCATCAGAAGACAACAATCTCACCGTCCAAAACTCCATCAACATCTCTTCCCTTTCCTCTTCCCAACTCGAAGAATTCGTCAAAGGCATTTCCTTCGATCTCTCAGATAGAGAAATCCTTTGCGTTCAAGATCAAGATGTATTCGACCGTGTTTACTCTTTAGTTTGTGGTTATTCTACTTTACCTCATTCATGTAAACTTAACCTTGTTGAAAGTCTTCGTTCAAATCTAGCTGTTCTTCTGCCCAATGTTGATTCACTTTCTAGGGTTTCAAATGACGACGACGATGAGCATGTTCTGGTTATTGATCGCGTTGCTTCTTATCGAAATGCTTTTAAAGTTTACTCTTACTTTCTTCTTAATATTGTTCTCGCTGAAGATTCTTCCAATAATGCCCCCAAG GTGGTGGCAGCAAGTAACAGGAAGAAACAACCCGTACATTCGTGGAATTGGGAACCACAGAGAGCTCGGATACTCAACCTCATTGCCAGCTCATTGGAGATAAACCTTGAATTACTCTTTGGTTCATCCGACCCTGACGAAGGTTACTTGTCGTTCATCACAAA AAATGCATTCTCCATGTTTGAAAATGCGGCGCTTTTAAAAGATTCCAATTCAAAGGATGCCCTCTGTCGCATAATTGGAGCATGCTCCACCAAATACCATTACACGGCACAGTCCAGTGTATCCATCATGCACCTTATTCACAAGTACGATTTTGTTGTCATCCACATGGCCGATGCTGTCGCTGGTGCTGAAAAGAAGTATTCAGATGGAAGCCTTGCAACTTCCATTGTTAGAGAAATTGGAAGGACTAATCCAAAAGATTATGTCAAAGACACTGTTGGTGCTGAAAATGTGGGGCGTTTTCTTGTGGAGTTAGCTGACCGTATTCCCAAATTGATATCAACTAACATTGGCATTCTTGTTCCTCACTTTGGTGGAGAGTCTTATAAGATTAGGAATGCTCTTGTGGCCGTGCTGGGGAAGCTAGTATCAAAAGCGTTTAAGGATATTGATGGTGAAGTGAGTACAAAGAACATTCGGCTGCGTACTAAGCAAGCTATGTTGGAAATTTTGCTTGAGAGATGTAGGGATGTTTCGGCTTACACAAGGAGTCGTGTGCTTCAGGTGTGGGGAGAGTTATGTGAGGAACACTCACTTTCAATTGGTTTGTGGACCGAGGTTGCAGAAGTTGCTGCTGGGAGATTGGAGGACAAGAGTGCAATAGTCCGAAAATCTGCTTTGAATCTGTTAATCATGATGCTGCAGCATAACCCTTTTGGTCCGCAGCTCCGAGTAGCTTCATTTGAGGCAACTTTGGATCAGTATAAGAAGAAGCTGAAAGAGCTAGAGCCTTCGGAAGGTTCTGACAATGAAAACACTAACGGGGATGGTGAGGTAGACAACTTGAATTTTGAAGCTGTTGAGAAGGTGCAGCAAGAGAGTGTGACAGATACATTTATGTCACAGGAAGAAGATGCAATCCCTATGCAGAATGGTAGTGATAGTAGTGTGCCTGATGTTGGGAATTTGGAGCAGACTAGGGCCTTGGTTGCATCACTTGAAGCTGGACTGAGATTCTCTAAGTGTATAGAGGCCACAATGCCGACACTTGTCCAATTGATGGCATCATCTTCCGCTACTGATGTTGAAAATACAATTCTCTTGTTGATGAGGTGTAAACAATTTCAAATTGATGGTTCAGAAGAATGTCTCCGAAAGATGTTGCCCCTG GCATTTTCTCAGGATAAATCAATCTTTGAAGCAGTGGAGAATGCTTTCGGTACAATATACATAAGGAAAAACCCAACGGAGACTGCCAAGAATCTCTTGAGTCTTGCAACTGATTCCAATATAGGAGATCTAGCAGCTCTTGAGTTTATAGTTGGCACCCTGGTCTCTAAGGGAGATATATCTTCCAGCACG ATATCAGCATTATGGGATTTCTTTTGCTTCAATGTTGGTGGCACGACTGCGGAGCAAAGCCGTGGTGCTTTATCCGTCCTTTGCATGGTCGAAAAGACATCAACTGGTGTGCTTGGCTCACATTTACAGGACATCATTGATATTGGGTTTGGTCGTTGGTCCAAACTTGATCCTTTGCTGGCAAGGACAGCTTGTCTTGCTATTGAGAGGCTTTCTGAAGATGACAAGACTAAATTGTTGGCAAATAATAGTGTTAGAATATTTGGCATTCTTGAAAGTTTAATTACTGGCTTTTGGCTTCCGGCAAAAATTTGGTATGCTGCTGCTGACAAAGCAATAACTGCCGTATATGCCATTCACCCAACTCCAGAAACCATTGCAGCTGACATGATAAAGAAATCTCTCAGTTCTGTCTTTAAGGACTGTGGTGGTAGTGACATTGACACTAGTAGCAGCATGCCAATCACAGTTCAAGCGGCAAAGTTGAGTAGATGTTTATTTATCATAACTCATATTGCCATGAATCAATTGGTCTACATTGAATCCTGTGCCCGTAAAATTCAGAAGCAGAAACTCGCAAAAGAGAAAAAGGACATTGAGAATCAGTGTACTGACAGCAATGGCACAGCATCAACTGGGACACAGAAG GATAATGATATAAATGCTGAGTTAGGATTTGCAGCCTCTGAGGATGCTGCACTTGATGCAATGTTTGAAAAAGCAGAAAAGGAAATTGTTTCTGGTGGTTCAAATGAAAAGAATCTGGTTGGTATCTGTGCACCTTTTTTGTCAAAGCTTTGTAGAAATTTTGGACTACTGCAGAAG TATCCAGAATTACAGGCTTCTGCAATGCTTGCTTTGTGTCGATTGATGATCATTGATGCAGATTTTTG TGATGCAAATCTTCAGCTTCTCTTCACAGTTGCGGAAAATGCACAATCAGAAATTGTCCGTTCTAATTGCACTATTGCACTGGGAGATTTAGCAGTAAGGTTTCCCAATCTTTTAGAACCCTGGACAGAAAAAATGTATGCCCGCCTACAAGATCGTTCTGTATCTGTTAGGAAGAATGCGGTTCTGGTTCTTTCACATCTCATACTAAATGACATGATGAAG GTGAAAGGGTACATTAATGAAATGGCGGTAAGATTAGAAGACGAAGATGAGAGAATTTCAAATCTGGCTAAGCTGTTTTTTCTTGAACTTTCTAAGAAAG GAAACAATCCAATATATAATTTGCTTCCTGACATACTTAGCAAATTATCCCAGCAGAACTTGAGCAATGAATCTTTCTGCAACATAATGCAATTCTTAATTGCTTCCATCAAGAAG GACAGACAAATGGAAGCTCTGGTGGAAAAGCTATGTAATAGGTTTAGTGGTGTTAcag ATGTCAGACAGTGGGAGCATATATCTTATTGTCTCTCTCAGCTATCATTTACTGAAAAGGGGATGAAAAAACTCATAGATTTGTTTAAGACCTATGAACATGCCTTGTCAGAGGATTCTGTTAtggataattttaaaaacatattaaGCAAG GCAAAGAAGTTTGCAAAATTGGAACTTAAAACTTACCTTGAGGAGTTTGAGGATAAGCTGAATAAGTTCCACATGGAAAAGAAGGAGCAGGAAATTACTGCTCGAAATGCCCAAATTCATCAACAGAAGATTGACAGCAGGGGAAGCTTTAATGTGGATAAAAATTCCGAAGATCACTCAAAATCTAATACTTCTTCAG ATGAAGCAGATGGTGAAGTAATTGATACATGTACTGAAGAGACAATTACTTTGTCTATAAATGGTAAATCAAAATCTAAACCTGTGCCAGAAGCTTCTTCTACTGCTTTGAGTGAATTGATTGAGTCAGAAGAAGTGGAAAATGAAGTCCAATCACCCATGGTTAAGATAAGAG GAGTTCAACGGTCCAGAATTAAGAAAAGCAATGTGAAAGTTGAAAAAGGAGATATTTCTATCACCAAGAAAAGAGCTCTCCGGTCAAAGAGGTATGTCTCTCTGAGTGAAAG ATAA